catcacTTTGGAATCAAACTGGAGCGGTCCTTTTTTAAatgtcatattttctttttcaaaagttcCTAAGTATATTGAAAGCTACGTTAGCGTAGAACGAAATTATTAAGCACACGGAAGTTACTAGTGAAAGGATGGATTACTTCTACTACAAATTTGTACTCTTTGCTCTTGCcgaataaaaaactaaaaaaataatacattTGGGCCGATTCAGTATGGTCGTTTCGGTTCCTTCCCATGAATCGGAATCGGGCCAATTTCCGTGGAAACAACCCAAAACAACTAGTCCCGTCTGATTCCTAAGTTGGATCGAGACCGATGCACACCCTTTCTCGGAATAGCCATTCCCAAGACAATTCTTTCATGTAATCcaagggcttttttccaaaccaggtggaaaaaataaagtaattacCAAACCAGgtgttggcttttttttttaccgggaTCAGGTATCGCTCGGCAATCACACTGCCGGTCGGCCACGGGAAATGCCGGGCCACCCCTACTCGGCACTATAAGTAGTCCTACGGTTGATCGTGGTGATTGTGCCTCCCGTCTTCACACTCATCGACCACGCATCCTCCGATGCCCATATAGCGCCATTCCTTTGAGCGTCGTCGAACACCACTCAGTCATGCCGACATCGCCAAACTAAATGTAGTCCTATGATTGATCAAGTCCCGCCATTGCAGCCCCGAGCTCGTCTTGTCCCGATCCCGTCATCACCGCGTTGCCTGAGGAGTCCCTCCTCAAAGCCGAAGCGGATCCGCACGATAGTTATTTCCCAAGCCAGCGGCAAATTCAAAGTGTTATCTGCGAATCGGgtgtaaaaaattcaaatttgaaaagctAATCTGTGATTTTAGTGGAtatctcttttttaaaaaatacaggTTGATCGGGAAAagtttattttcctaatccgcaacttccCATACGAGCAAGGGTTTGAgctcaatcgttaatcgtacgATTACGAATTACAATTTGACTCAAATAAtcgcaaaaatattttcaaaatcggtTCGGATAtccattttcttgattgatttgattgacataATATCTTtaaatgaatattctcttgcatgACATTTAAAATTCTGAAAGATGTTGCGTTGAATCAATTATcatatttagataaatttgcatccttaaattagaaTCATGTACATATTTGcacgtttaatttaatttgaaaataatttaatttagatttccattctaggatagaatctgcatatttgagttgactttgatgtctaaaataattcatctttaatatgttagggattaggcaaacttaaaccgtaaaatatgcaagataattatctttacgTATAGTTTTATTTAGGCTCTtttattaatccgaaaataaaaaaaaatcaaaacaatcttgccatgtcatttgcatgataggtttagatcatatagaatctgcatgtttaggtctttaaTTCATACGTCatatagttaatttaattagattataaTCGCATGCCCTCTAAATTAGTCatgtagtttaattaaattcacATGCATTTTTAGGATAGTTTGCATTTACTTATGTCATTGCATTTAAAAtgatttcatgcattgcatttactttattttccattaaaaaGCCAAAATCCAAAAGCGAGAACAATTTctcttggcgtatgcttcctgcgattaccttgacttctggatgttcaattaattgattgtccaatcgcatgataacctttgttagtgacttaggttaaaatcaattaatgttgcttgacaaaattcatttttatgaaataaaatggtaccgaaatggcgttagagtaatctagcgtaatcaagtccccgggcttagaatctccggttcatagaagtaatttagcTCTTCCATTAATTTACTAAGGTTTCTAATTGACCTATCAAAAACGATTAGTAGAGACTCCaatgcaaatatctttgcatgttaagttgcgatttggtatggtcttggagagtccgagttaggttagttgaataattggcctcataatccattagcctagagttttcaaattttaggttgcgacaattataaacataaaaaaaatatgaaattaaaatgaaaaataaaaattcaaatggcgGATCGAATGGCCAATGTGTGGGCTTGGGGTGGGAGCTCGCTCAAGATCGGTGGTGCCGAGCAGCTGCTGCTCGGCACCTCTATCGCCGAGCGGGGGTGGCCCGACATTTCCCGCGGCCGACCGGCAGTGGGATTGCCGAGTCGGCTGTCCGCTCGGCATTATGACTGCCAAGTGACACCCgatctagtaaaaaaaaaaagtcaacacctgGTTTGgtaattactttattttttccacctggtttggaaaaaagcccgtaATCCAAAGGGATAATAAGATTCAGAAGCTCTTAGATGATACATGGAGACAAGAAGCCATTTCGTCTACGCAATTAACATAAACCACCACCACAAATTACGTTGAAAATAAtgtcaaaaatcaaatcattgatgAACCAAGCTGACATATGTTGTCTTGATTTTGGGGAAAAGAGAAGTCACCCAATAAAGatggattcatgaaaaataactgCTTAtaatattgtttaaaaaaaaaaaaaaacataatttctGCTTTCCTTAAACAAAGCAAAATCATGAGTTGCCCAAGATGAGAATTTCCAATGTCATTGACAAGTAATTCATGTGTAATCATATGTACATGAACAAAGTCGAGAGATCTTTTTACACGACGAAAacagggaagaaagaagaattatcaaaacttccaaattgAACCAATAGCAACGACAGAAAACAACCGTCATGTAACAGTTGAAGCAACGGTGTGAGCCCACCATTTGAGACTCTCTCTCATGTCCGTGTCGTTTGCAAGAGCAGGAACCTTCCAGTTCATCAAtggatcctcctcctcccaccATTCCCACGCCTCCGAGAGATAAGGCCTAGCGATACCTGCAGACTCGCCAACACGCTCTTTCTCATCACCATCTTCCTGACGATGATTGGCTTCTTCGTCATCGTCATCAACTTCTTCACCATCTTTAATTCTCTTGCCCAGTCTCTGTAGCCCAGGAATGATGGAGACCAAGCTCGAGTCATCTATGTCTTCCTCCGAGAAGACGAACCCGAGATCCATGAAACCTTTTAGCTCCTCGAACTCGAGCTGCGACAAGCTCTTGCTCAGGGACCTCCTCTTCGCTCTGCCTCCCGCACGGCCCTTCTTTCCCTGCGAGAACTCCGAGCTTCTCGGGTTGTTCCAGTTGaaaccttcttcttcctcatagaTCATGCTGTGCATAGGCGTCGTGCAAAGGACTGagtctggagagagagagctcgatgGGAAGCTTGTTGGGATGATGCTCGTTTGATCGCTCATGGACCTCACAAGAATGGACGGAGCCCGGGAAAGATGAATACACGGGATTTCGTCTTCGGGTATTCCTCCTATGCTTTGTTGACCTGGATCGGATccggaggttgaagaaggcgaAGTGTCTGGTCGTTTCTTGAAGATCTCGAGCTCCAACCAGCATCTATCGAAGATCTTCATGACTGATTCGGCTTCTTCCATCAATGGC
This sequence is a window from Rhodamnia argentea isolate NSW1041297 chromosome 3, ASM2092103v1, whole genome shotgun sequence. Protein-coding genes within it:
- the LOC125314333 gene encoding uncharacterized protein LOC125314333 isoform X1, with the translated sequence MEEAESVMKIFDRCWLELEIFKKRPDTSPSSTSGSDPGQQSIGGIPEDEIPCIHLSRAPSILVRSMSDQTSIIPTSFPSSSLSPDSVLCTTPMHSMIYEEEEGFNWNNPRSSEFSQGKKGRAGGRAKRRSLSKSLSQLEFEELKGFMDLGFVFSEEDIDDSSLVSIIPGLQRLGKRIKDDEDGDHHQEDGDEKESVGESAVIARPYLSEAWEWWEEKRKEDPLMNWKVPALGNETDMRESLKWWAHTVASTVR
- the LOC125314333 gene encoding uncharacterized protein LOC125314333 isoform X2 encodes the protein MEEAESVMKIFDRCWLELEIFKKRPDTSPSSTSGSDPGQQSIGGIPEDEIPCIHLSRAPSILVRSMSDQTSIIPTSFPSSSLSPDSVLCTTPMHSMIYEEEEGFNWNNPRSSEFSQGKKGRAGGRAKRRSLSKSLSQLEFEELKGFMDLGFVFSEEDIDDSSLVSIIPGLQRLGKRIKDGDHHQEDGDEKESVGESAVIARPYLSEAWEWWEEKRKEDPLMNWKVPALGNETDMRESLKWWAHTVASTVR
- the LOC125314333 gene encoding uncharacterized protein LOC125314333 isoform X3, coding for MEEAESVMKIFDRCWLELEIFKKRPDTSPSSTSGSDPGQQSIGGIPEDEIPCIHLSRAPSILVRSMSDQTSIIPTSFPSSSLSPDSVLCTTPMHSMIYEEEEGFNWNNPRSSEFSQGKKGRAGGRAKRRSLSKSLSQLEFEELKGFMDLGFVFSEEDIDDSSLVSIIPGLQRLGKRIKDANHRQEDGDEKERVGESAGIARPYLSEAWEWWEEEDPLMNWKVPALANDTDMRESLKWWAHTVASTVT